The following proteins come from a genomic window of Polaribacter dokdonensis:
- a CDS encoding N-6 DNA methylase produces the protein MREDNYINIDVVERISNQVWRCADLLYQSAAVDSTKLVLFLLSAYKDDAFPRIQYINDSNWVEEFFQALKHDSFYNKILNVYSDNLKSIHPNAFAEVVQCFYQIDKYQLKNNFSEVFEHLLQKFIDYQGKRSGESIQPKEISRLIIELANLDSNAKVYNPFAGLASFSIYLKDDQEYHGQEINTSTWAIGQLRLKAHSKGCSFSYELDNSIKNWNEFQKFDLIVATPPFKMRLQRPLYSNLIDNNYRDVESFLVDKGIRSLSNNGKLITVFSLSFLFSGGRLAKLKRSLIDNNLIDTIITLPSGLLSNTSIPICILIFKTISSRPGYIKFIDASSFFTKDGPRSKRLNDFKLIELINQDTENEFLRYINVEEIYNNDFDLSVGRYFLKDIQGTKISDFSSIIRGLRAPINEHMKQVQIRNLKGDVFDSVLTTEELENTLINRGAFRVIDESCLLIATRWNTLKPTFFKYTGEPIVISQAIVALRLNENIVNPTFLINEFSADYVLKQLNSYRVGSVQPMLRKKDLENIKFQLPSIQEQRAKVSGIIELTKRLRKIETEKENILSGIHKEETESSTSLSHILGKPLLSIGSSIEIIQNALSNLDPNWKSYLISQKRQFTLVDAFDSITKNVKYIQELADKNTSLVSVSNFELSELHFLKFLSEFVKDEKKSLNNNISLKLDIHEDIKELMDNQVLIKGNPQKLRIALVNLLDNAKIHAFTNKEKSNKIVIEILPFTNNEEVASYFNYDIDVKKSYVEVKISNTGNSFPKDFTLKDYSRKNFSAGKTRNRGLGGYEVNEILKAHNEGKNALNIVSNKEDSEYSTTVSFIIPIL, from the coding sequence ATGAGAGAAGATAATTATATAAATATAGATGTTGTTGAAAGAATTTCTAATCAAGTTTGGAGATGTGCTGATTTACTTTATCAGTCGGCAGCGGTTGATTCAACTAAACTTGTTTTATTCCTTCTTTCCGCCTATAAAGATGATGCTTTTCCGCGTATTCAATACATAAATGATTCTAATTGGGTTGAAGAGTTTTTTCAGGCACTTAAACATGATTCATTTTATAATAAAATTCTTAATGTTTATTCCGATAATTTAAAGAGTATTCATCCTAATGCATTTGCTGAAGTTGTTCAGTGTTTTTATCAAATCGATAAATATCAATTAAAAAATAATTTTTCAGAAGTTTTTGAACATTTGCTTCAAAAATTCATTGATTATCAAGGGAAAAGGTCCGGAGAATCCATACAGCCAAAAGAAATAAGTAGGCTAATCATTGAATTAGCTAACCTAGATAGTAATGCTAAAGTTTATAATCCTTTTGCTGGTTTGGCTTCTTTTAGTATTTATTTAAAAGATGATCAAGAATATCATGGTCAAGAAATAAATACATCTACATGGGCAATTGGACAGTTAAGACTTAAGGCTCATAGTAAAGGCTGTAGTTTCAGTTACGAGTTAGATAATTCAATAAAAAACTGGAATGAATTTCAAAAATTCGATCTTATTGTAGCTACACCACCATTCAAAATGCGTCTTCAAAGACCCTTATACTCGAATTTAATTGACAATAACTATCGGGATGTTGAAAGTTTTTTAGTCGATAAAGGAATCCGTTCCCTAAGCAATAACGGAAAACTTATTACTGTATTTTCGCTATCTTTTCTTTTTAGTGGTGGTCGTTTAGCAAAATTAAAAAGATCCTTAATAGATAATAATCTTATTGATACCATAATTACATTACCTTCTGGTTTACTTTCAAATACAAGTATTCCTATTTGTATTTTAATATTTAAAACTATTTCTTCACGACCAGGATATATTAAATTTATAGATGCCTCTAGTTTTTTTACTAAAGATGGGCCAAGAAGTAAAAGATTAAATGATTTTAAGCTTATAGAGTTAATCAATCAAGATACAGAAAATGAATTCTTGAGATACATTAACGTTGAAGAGATCTATAATAATGATTTTGATTTATCTGTTGGGAGGTATTTTTTAAAAGATATTCAAGGAACAAAAATTTCCGATTTTTCATCGATTATAAGAGGTTTAAGAGCGCCAATCAATGAACACATGAAACAAGTCCAAATTCGAAACCTTAAGGGTGATGTTTTTGATAGTGTATTGACTACTGAAGAATTAGAAAATACCCTTATAAATAGAGGAGCATTTAGGGTTATCGATGAATCTTGTTTATTGATCGCAACAAGGTGGAACACGTTAAAACCTACGTTTTTTAAGTATACTGGAGAGCCAATAGTCATATCTCAAGCTATAGTCGCATTGAGGCTAAATGAAAATATTGTTAACCCAACATTTTTAATAAATGAATTTTCTGCAGATTATGTACTAAAACAATTAAATAGCTATAGAGTGGGTTCTGTGCAACCAATGCTAAGAAAAAAAGATTTAGAAAATATCAAGTTCCAATTGCCTTCTATACAAGAGCAAAGGGCTAAAGTTAGCGGAATCATTGAGCTTACAAAAAGACTGAGGAAAATAGAGACTGAAAAAGAAAATATACTCAGTGGTATTCACAAGGAGGAAACTGAAAGCTCTACGTCTTTAAGTCATATATTAGGTAAACCTTTACTTAGCATAGGTTCGTCAATTGAAATAATTCAAAATGCATTGTCTAATTTAGATCCAAATTGGAAGAGTTATTTAATTAGTCAAAAAAGACAATTTACATTAGTTGATGCTTTCGATTCCATCACTAAAAACGTTAAATATATACAGGAACTAGCTGATAAAAACACTTCATTGGTAAGTGTTTCAAATTTTGAACTAAGTGAACTTCATTTTCTTAAATTCTTATCAGAATTTGTAAAAGATGAAAAGAAAAGCTTAAACAATAATATTAGTTTGAAACTAGATATTCATGAGGATATTAAGGAGTTAATGGATAATCAAGTGTTAATTAAAGGAAATCCTCAAAAGTTAAGAATTGCTTTGGTTAATTTATTAGATAATGCCAAAATACATGCATTTACAAATAAAGAGAAATCCAATAAAATTGTTATTGAGATTTTACCATTCACAAACAACGAGGAGGTAGCTTCTTATTTTAATTATGATATTGATGTTAAGAAATCTTATGTAGAAGTTAAAATATCAAATACAGGAAACTCTTTCCCTAAAGACTTTACTTTAAAAGATTATTCTCGAAAGAATTTTTCAGCTGGTAAAACACGTAATAGAGGGTTAGGAGGTTATGAAGTCAATGAAATATTAAAAGCACATAACGAAGGTAAAAATGCTTTAAATATTGTTTCTAACAAAGAAGACTCAGAATACAGTACTACAGTTTCATTTATAATACCAATACTATAA
- a CDS encoding DUF2130 domain-containing protein codes for MKDNHVKCPNCKEVFKVDDAVYNNIVNQVRDQQFQEELNTHLDNAEKDKKSAIELAEERLRNIMQKQIDNKDKKIQELELKSKSALIEEVSKKDIEISQLQSKLQQAENEKKIALQTAVNSIEKEKNQLENDIKLKEAEKVNLEKSLKEEFRLEKDHIAKELQLKDDEIQRLKDFKQKQSTKMLGENLEQHCENSFNQLRATGFQNAYFEKDNDASGGTKGDYIFKEEDEQGNEIVSIMFEMKNQNDETATKKKNEDFFAKLDKDRKAKGCEYAVLVSMLEADSDYYNTGIVDVSYRYPKMYVVRPQFFIQIITLLRNSGMKSLQYKQELNIMRNQNVDITNFEDKIEEFKTGFARNYDLASRKFMTAISEIDKTISHLEKTKAALLSSENNLRLANNKAEDLTIKKLIYNNPTMKEKFNNLKE; via the coding sequence ATGAAAGACAATCATGTAAAATGCCCAAATTGTAAAGAAGTTTTTAAAGTAGACGATGCTGTTTATAATAACATTGTGAATCAAGTACGCGACCAGCAATTCCAAGAAGAGCTGAATACTCATTTAGATAATGCTGAAAAAGATAAAAAATCAGCTATTGAGCTTGCAGAAGAGCGATTAAGAAATATAATGCAAAAACAGATAGATAATAAAGACAAAAAGATTCAAGAGTTAGAATTAAAAAGTAAATCGGCTTTAATTGAAGAAGTTTCTAAGAAAGATATAGAAATTTCTCAATTACAATCTAAGTTACAACAAGCCGAAAATGAAAAAAAAATAGCGCTACAAACTGCTGTAAATTCTATTGAAAAAGAAAAAAATCAATTAGAAAACGACATCAAGCTTAAAGAAGCTGAAAAAGTGAATCTGGAGAAATCCTTAAAAGAGGAATTTCGTCTAGAAAAAGATCATATAGCTAAAGAGCTGCAATTGAAAGATGATGAAATCCAACGCCTTAAAGACTTTAAACAAAAACAATCAACCAAAATGTTGGGTGAAAATCTAGAGCAACATTGTGAAAATAGTTTCAATCAATTAAGAGCTACAGGTTTCCAGAATGCATATTTCGAAAAGGACAATGATGCTTCTGGGGGTACAAAAGGAGATTATATTTTTAAAGAAGAAGATGAACAGGGTAATGAAATTGTTTCTATCATGTTCGAAATGAAAAACCAAAATGATGAAACCGCTACTAAAAAGAAAAACGAAGATTTCTTTGCCAAACTAGATAAAGATAGAAAAGCTAAAGGTTGTGAATATGCAGTGTTAGTGTCTATGCTAGAGGCAGATAGTGATTATTACAATACAGGTATAGTAGATGTATCTTATAGATACCCTAAAATGTATGTAGTACGTCCGCAATTTTTTATACAAATTATCACCTTGTTAAGAAATTCCGGAATGAAATCGTTACAGTATAAACAAGAGTTAAACATCATGCGTAATCAAAATGTGGACATCACCAATTTTGAAGATAAAATAGAGGAATTTAAAACCGGTTTTGCTCGTAATTATGATTTAGCCAGTCGTAAGTTTATGACTGCGATATCAGAAATTGACAAAACGATAAGTCATTTAGAAAAAACTAAAGCAGCCTTATTATCTTCAGAAAATAATTTGCGTTTAGCGAATAATAAGGCAGAGGATTTAACCATCAAAAAGTTAATCTATAACAACCCAACAATGAAAGAGAAGTTCAACAATTTAAAAGAATAA
- a CDS encoding SIMPL domain-containing protein: MKKSFSSIVFSIAIIIAAYLLGDAIINRNNGQGNISVTGLGNANFTSDLIVWEGSFSNTNKQLKLAYNNLEKDKKIITEYLISKGISANEIVFKAVQSRKDNKSMYVNGKYAGDEFLGYVLTQSLQIDSKNVETVEKISREITELLNKGIEFYSQPPRYYYTKLADLKVEMISKATADARARAEKIADNSGGQLGDLISAKMGIFQITGQNSNESYSWGGAFNTSSKEKTASITMKLDYLSE, from the coding sequence ATGAAAAAAAGTTTTAGTTCTATCGTATTTTCAATAGCAATAATTATTGCTGCCTATTTGTTGGGTGATGCCATTATAAATAGAAATAATGGTCAAGGGAATATTTCTGTAACTGGTTTGGGTAATGCTAATTTTACATCGGATTTAATTGTTTGGGAAGGATCCTTCTCAAACACCAATAAGCAGTTAAAATTGGCTTATAATAATCTTGAAAAGGATAAAAAAATTATTACAGAATATTTAATTTCTAAAGGTATTTCAGCAAATGAAATAGTATTTAAGGCTGTACAGAGTAGAAAAGATAATAAGTCAATGTATGTAAATGGTAAGTATGCAGGTGATGAATTTTTAGGCTATGTTTTAACTCAATCTTTACAAATAGATTCGAAAAATGTAGAAACAGTAGAAAAAATTTCTAGAGAAATAACAGAATTATTAAATAAGGGCATAGAGTTTTATTCTCAACCACCTAGGTATTATTATACAAAATTAGCTGATTTAAAAGTAGAAATGATTTCTAAGGCAACTGCAGATGCTAGAGCTAGAGCAGAGAAAATTGCTGACAATTCTGGAGGTCAATTAGGTGATTTAATTTCTGCAAAAATGGGAATATTCCAAATTACTGGTCAGAATTCTAATGAGAGTTATTCTTGGGGAGGCGCTTTTAACACCTCTTCTAAAGAAAAAACGGCATCAATTACAATGAAACTAGATTATTTATCTGAGTAG
- a CDS encoding helix-turn-helix transcriptional regulator: protein MANSKHAHLRYNILDYCFRNKAFTFNQLLEYVNDKIAEIYSGEGIEIRTLRADLKVFRDKENGFGAPLPEKVRILQYSDTNFSIAQQPLLEYEQYLIDASQQLLERFENHPKYDKLAEALIKFQDEEDSNRDSSKILFYDQNEEYKGIKYLKPLYLAIQKKQVLQIKFKGFKDATYKTFEFHPHILKQYNRRWFVFGYNKTAQRWQHSIPLDERLINFNILEDVEYEDSQNDWDAFFRTMVGVRRTSVEVEKVVLKFYHGREDYFKTKPFIPDFDEFFEEDKQDQVWFMAIINPELIQQILSYGQDVEVIQPEELKLKLKEHSKTMDSFYKE from the coding sequence ATGGCAAATAGCAAACATGCACACTTAAGATATAACATACTAGATTACTGCTTTCGAAATAAAGCATTTACGTTTAATCAATTATTAGAATACGTAAATGATAAAATTGCTGAAATATATTCAGGTGAAGGTATCGAAATAAGAACGCTTAGGGCTGATTTAAAGGTGTTTAGAGATAAGGAAAATGGCTTTGGAGCACCACTTCCAGAAAAAGTTAGAATTCTTCAGTATTCAGATACCAATTTTTCAATAGCCCAACAACCATTATTGGAGTATGAGCAATATTTAATTGACGCTTCACAACAGTTATTAGAGCGTTTTGAAAATCACCCAAAGTATGATAAACTAGCTGAAGCTTTAATCAAATTTCAGGATGAGGAAGATTCGAATAGAGATTCTTCCAAAATCTTATTCTATGACCAAAATGAAGAATATAAAGGAATAAAATATTTGAAACCTTTGTACTTAGCGATTCAAAAAAAACAGGTATTACAAATAAAGTTTAAAGGTTTTAAAGATGCTACATATAAAACTTTTGAATTTCATCCACATATATTAAAACAGTACAACAGAAGGTGGTTTGTTTTTGGGTATAACAAAACAGCACAAAGATGGCAACACAGTATTCCTTTAGATGAACGACTTATTAATTTTAATATCCTTGAAGATGTTGAATATGAAGATTCACAAAATGATTGGGATGCTTTTTTCAGAACAATGGTAGGGGTGAGAAGAACTTCTGTAGAAGTAGAAAAAGTAGTTTTAAAGTTTTACCATGGACGTGAAGACTACTTTAAAACAAAACCTTTTATTCCAGATTTCGATGAATTTTTTGAAGAAGATAAACAAGATCAAGTTTGGTTTATGGCTATTATTAATCCCGAATTGATTCAGCAAATTTTATCATATGGTCAGGATGTTGAGGTCATACAACCTGAAGAATTAAAGTTAAAACTTAAGGAACATTCCAAGACAATGGATAGTTTTTACAAAGAATAA
- the era gene encoding GTPase Era, which yields MIHKAGFVNIIGNPNVGKSTLMNALVGEKLSIITPKAQTTRHRILGIVNHDEYQVVFSDTPGIIKPAYELQSSMMDFVKSAFEDADILIYMVEVGETALKNEAFFNKIIHSKIPVILLLNKIDKSNKEEVDEKIAYWRNKVPNSFVYVISALERFNVDAVFYKIIELLPESPPFYPKDQLTDKNERFFVNEKIREKILTHYKKEIPYSVEVETESFIEEENIVRIRSIIMVERDTQKGIIIGHKGTAIKRVGAEARKDLERFFQKKVFIELYVKVNKNWRSDKNQLKRFGYQQ from the coding sequence ATGATACATAAAGCAGGCTTTGTAAATATTATAGGTAATCCTAATGTTGGAAAATCAACTTTAATGAACGCATTAGTTGGGGAAAAACTTTCAATAATTACACCAAAAGCACAAACAACAAGGCATCGTATTTTAGGTATTGTAAATCATGATGAATATCAAGTTGTTTTCTCTGATACGCCTGGAATAATTAAACCTGCTTATGAATTACAATCTTCTATGATGGATTTTGTGAAATCTGCTTTTGAAGATGCTGATATTTTAATCTACATGGTAGAGGTTGGAGAAACTGCCTTAAAAAATGAAGCTTTTTTTAATAAAATTATCCATAGTAAAATTCCTGTAATTCTTTTATTAAATAAAATTGATAAATCAAACAAAGAAGAAGTAGATGAAAAAATAGCTTATTGGCGAAATAAGGTACCTAACTCATTTGTGTATGTTATATCTGCTTTAGAACGTTTTAATGTTGATGCTGTTTTTTATAAAATTATAGAGTTACTTCCAGAAAGCCCACCTTTTTATCCTAAAGATCAACTAACAGATAAAAATGAACGTTTTTTTGTTAACGAAAAAATAAGAGAAAAAATTCTTACACACTACAAAAAAGAAATTCCGTATTCTGTAGAAGTAGAAACCGAAAGTTTTATAGAAGAAGAGAATATTGTTAGAATTCGATCAATTATAATGGTTGAACGTGATACTCAGAAAGGTATTATAATTGGCCATAAAGGTACAGCTATAAAAAGAGTTGGTGCAGAAGCACGTAAAGACCTAGAACGCTTTTTTCAAAAAAAGGTATTTATTGAACTTTACGTAAAAGTTAATAAGAATTGGAGAAGCGATAAAAATCAACTAAAGAGATTTGGTTATCAACAATAA
- a CDS encoding Swt1 family HEPN domain-containing protein, which produces MKQSIQISNNNISVEPKNKLEKEAFDMSKHYQKFYYLERSIRILIEEVMIKAYGVNWWSSIDDRVKRNVERNLDYELDTSHTKRSERAIDYTTFGDLRKIINNHWEVFSEKFSRNLNSVNEVLIDLNRLRVSIAHCSPLAEKEVKRLEIRLDDWSDVLVSQKKKTAISFNEFQESAEKYVNQNKYKDTSFLNTDNSFIVTLGKKYYEDGFFNVRVRYSEQFGEDSSKIKIQLGENSKNFTIGKVNRTANTNATPRIFAGPLYKKWVQAHFMRGDIFRVEVIEKDFIKLSQIKDQ; this is translated from the coding sequence TTGAAACAATCAATACAAATTTCAAATAATAACATATCAGTAGAGCCTAAAAATAAACTCGAAAAGGAGGCATTTGATATGAGTAAACATTATCAAAAGTTTTATTATCTAGAGCGTTCAATTCGCATATTGATTGAAGAAGTCATGATAAAAGCCTATGGTGTAAATTGGTGGAGTAGTATTGACGATCGAGTAAAACGAAATGTAGAAAGGAATTTAGATTACGAATTAGATACTTCTCATACAAAAAGGTCAGAACGTGCAATTGACTATACTACTTTTGGAGATCTTAGGAAAATCATAAATAATCATTGGGAGGTATTTTCTGAAAAATTTAGTAGAAACTTAAATTCTGTAAATGAAGTATTAATAGACTTAAACCGTTTAAGAGTTTCAATTGCACATTGTTCACCATTAGCAGAAAAAGAAGTAAAACGCCTTGAAATAAGATTAGATGATTGGAGTGATGTGTTAGTTAGTCAGAAAAAAAAAACGGCAATAAGTTTTAATGAATTTCAAGAGAGTGCTGAAAAGTATGTTAATCAAAATAAGTATAAGGATACTTCATTTCTGAATACAGATAATAGTTTTATAGTAACATTAGGTAAGAAATACTATGAGGACGGTTTTTTTAATGTAAGAGTTAGATATTCAGAACAATTTGGAGAAGACTCGTCTAAAATAAAAATTCAATTAGGTGAAAATTCTAAAAACTTCACGATTGGTAAAGTAAACAGAACAGCCAATACAAATGCGACTCCAAGAATTTTTGCAGGTCCTTTATATAAAAAATGGGTGCAAGCTCATTTTATGAGAGGTGATATATTTAGAGTTGAAGTAATCGAAAAAGACTTTATCAAACTGAGTCAAATAAAAGATCAGTAA
- a CDS encoding tyrosine-type recombinase/integrase, translating into MKLNYSEPKIYTGGVDISTWSKLTAKQKNNALERPWYLYFSFRDPSSGKLVRQPNIKAGANRFKTKTERYAYLRKLQQSLIQLLQFGFNPYEDNTDLENQFLSGEKTQSKKEPQIKNQVKEKDLKKENIKPKEVQEIPEKTIEEALDFALDIKVSMMNKNSFVQYSSRIGLFKKWLKSKEYLNKPLSFITRRIITEYLNEVLKRTSPRNRNNSRTDLASTFQLLEDNEWITVNFVKRIPKLKSVPKRNKTYSPKQEDEIFKYLEKNDPYMILFIRFVSYSFLRPIEICRLKVEDIDVENKLMYIKSKTKPVQKKIIPQILLDHLPDLSQKDPRANLFGRYEIGEVWDAEPINKRNEFSKRFKAVKDHFKLGSDYGIYSFKHTYVTKLYVKYVKTMTPQQAKSKLMNITGHVTLDALQKYLRDIDAEMPADYSEDFA; encoded by the coding sequence ATGAAATTGAATTATTCTGAACCAAAAATCTACACTGGAGGAGTAGATATTTCGACTTGGTCTAAACTTACAGCTAAACAAAAAAATAACGCTTTAGAGCGACCTTGGTATCTCTATTTTTCTTTTCGAGATCCATCGTCTGGAAAATTAGTTAGACAACCTAATATTAAAGCTGGTGCCAATCGATTTAAAACCAAAACAGAACGTTATGCTTATTTGAGGAAACTTCAGCAATCGTTAATACAATTATTGCAATTTGGATTTAATCCGTATGAAGATAATACTGATCTAGAAAATCAATTTCTTTCTGGGGAAAAAACGCAATCGAAGAAAGAGCCTCAAATTAAAAATCAAGTTAAGGAGAAGGATTTAAAAAAAGAAAATATAAAGCCTAAGGAGGTTCAAGAGATTCCTGAAAAAACAATAGAAGAGGCACTTGATTTTGCTTTAGATATTAAAGTAAGTATGATGAACAAAAATTCCTTTGTTCAATATAGTAGTAGAATTGGTCTTTTTAAAAAATGGTTGAAGTCTAAAGAATATCTGAATAAACCATTAAGTTTTATTACTAGAAGAATTATTACAGAGTATTTAAATGAAGTTCTGAAAAGAACTAGCCCAAGAAATCGAAATAATTCAAGAACTGATCTTGCCTCAACATTTCAACTTTTAGAAGATAATGAATGGATAACTGTCAACTTTGTAAAAAGAATACCAAAGTTAAAATCTGTTCCAAAGAGGAATAAAACTTATTCTCCAAAACAGGAAGACGAAATTTTTAAATACCTAGAGAAGAATGATCCTTACATGATTTTATTCATTCGATTTGTTTCTTACAGTTTTTTGCGTCCTATAGAGATTTGTAGACTAAAGGTTGAAGATATCGATGTTGAAAATAAATTGATGTACATTAAGTCAAAGACAAAACCAGTTCAAAAGAAAATTATACCACAAATTTTGTTGGATCATCTTCCAGATTTATCACAAAAAGACCCAAGAGCTAACTTATTCGGACGCTATGAAATTGGCGAGGTTTGGGATGCAGAACCTATTAATAAAAGAAACGAATTCTCAAAACGTTTTAAGGCTGTTAAAGATCATTTCAAATTAGGGTCCGATTATGGTATATATAGTTTCAAACATACTTATGTTACAAAATTATATGTGAAGTATGTAAAAACCATGACTCCTCAGCAAGCTAAAAGTAAATTAATGAATATTACTGGTCATGTTACGTTAGATGCTTTACAAAAATACTTAAGAGATATCGATGCAGAAATGCCAGCTGATTATTCAGAAGATTTTGCTTAA